In the genome of Bremerella sp. JC817, one region contains:
- a CDS encoding NAD-dependent epimerase/dehydratase family protein, which yields MLALVTGATGLVGNNVTRMLLEQGHQVRVMVRDPRADRSLAGLDVEIVPGDVRDEETVMTAARGVDAIIHAAAMVHIGWSKGKAMRQVNVDGSKAVGRAAIKNGVRMVHVSSVDALGVGKEDEPATEESPREGKIPCPYVLTKREAEDELRGMMSEGLDVVFMNPALMFGPWDWKPSSGRMLISVVQKQPPMAPRGGGSTCDVRDVSAAIIQGMTKGRSGENYILAGENLRYFELWKRMAKITGRRPPWGRLGPVIAMLVGLGGDAYSQMDGTESEVNSAAIKIASQFHYYLSDKAEVELGYHNRPLDQTLEDTWLWFRKFGYLPE from the coding sequence GTGCTGGCACTCGTGACTGGGGCAACCGGACTGGTGGGGAATAACGTCACCCGCATGCTGCTAGAACAAGGACATCAGGTCCGAGTGATGGTACGTGATCCGCGAGCCGATCGTTCGTTAGCAGGCCTCGATGTTGAGATTGTCCCAGGCGATGTTCGTGACGAAGAAACCGTCATGACCGCGGCGCGAGGCGTCGATGCGATCATCCATGCGGCGGCGATGGTTCACATCGGATGGAGCAAAGGCAAAGCCATGCGGCAGGTGAACGTCGATGGCTCGAAAGCGGTTGGCCGAGCCGCGATTAAGAATGGCGTCCGCATGGTCCATGTTTCGTCCGTCGATGCCCTGGGCGTTGGCAAAGAAGACGAGCCCGCCACGGAAGAGTCGCCGCGCGAAGGAAAGATTCCATGTCCTTACGTGTTGACCAAGCGCGAAGCGGAAGATGAACTGCGGGGAATGATGTCGGAAGGGCTCGACGTTGTCTTTATGAACCCTGCCTTGATGTTCGGTCCGTGGGACTGGAAGCCATCTTCCGGTCGGATGCTGATTTCAGTTGTGCAAAAGCAGCCACCGATGGCACCGCGCGGCGGTGGCAGTACTTGCGATGTTCGCGACGTGTCAGCGGCAATCATTCAAGGTATGACCAAGGGAAGGAGTGGCGAGAACTATATTCTCGCCGGCGAGAACCTGCGTTACTTTGAGTTATGGAAGCGAATGGCGAAGATCACCGGTCGACGACCTCCTTGGGGACGACTCGGACCGGTGATTGCGATGCTAGTCGGACTTGGCGGCGATGCGTATTCGCAAATGGATGGCACGGAATCGGAAGTCAACTCGGCCGCCATCAAGATCGCAAGCCAGTTCCACTATTACCTGAGCGACAAGGCGGAAGTGGAACTGGGCTATCACAACCGTCCGCTCGATCAGACGCTGGAAGATACATGGCTCTGGTTCCGTAAGTTTGGCTATTTACCCGAGTAA
- a CDS encoding PRC-barrel domain-containing protein: MLVTRILGLFLVLGLVAPVVADDAKTKEEKSETTTKQVEKSGDQHIAASRVIGASVYGSNQEDTIGSVNDIVTTKDGKVVYLVIGSGGLAGVGETEHGVPAKAVDLKWVKDGDEKTLKVSLPMTAEDLEKAPALSLDHAADLTVDSFQERNSKYFKSEKTEKIDANNMYLVSELMDLDVEGNGSESVGAIEDIVFNHKEVCEAAYFIIGSGGTLGIGESYTAVPAKKLKVTKTKDDQYTAMIDADKKVIGAAPKVTSDKYYAELENKETRSNVDKAFAEAGSTDNE, from the coding sequence ATGTTAGTGACTCGTATTTTAGGACTTTTCCTCGTTCTCGGTCTGGTCGCTCCGGTTGTTGCCGATGATGCGAAAACGAAAGAAGAGAAGTCCGAAACAACCACCAAGCAAGTCGAGAAGTCCGGTGATCAGCATATCGCTGCCAGCCGTGTGATCGGCGCGAGCGTTTACGGCTCGAATCAGGAAGACACCATTGGCTCGGTCAACGACATCGTTACCACCAAAGATGGTAAAGTCGTCTACCTGGTGATCGGTAGTGGCGGCCTCGCTGGTGTCGGTGAAACCGAACACGGTGTTCCCGCCAAAGCCGTTGACCTGAAGTGGGTCAAAGATGGCGACGAAAAGACTCTGAAAGTAAGCTTGCCAATGACTGCTGAAGACCTGGAAAAGGCTCCAGCGCTGTCGCTCGACCATGCTGCTGACCTGACCGTTGATTCGTTCCAGGAACGTAACAGCAAGTACTTCAAGTCGGAAAAGACGGAAAAGATCGATGCCAACAACATGTACTTGGTCTCGGAATTGATGGACCTGGACGTGGAGGGTAATGGCAGCGAATCGGTTGGTGCGATTGAAGACATCGTGTTCAACCACAAGGAAGTCTGTGAAGCTGCTTACTTCATCATCGGTTCGGGTGGAACGCTCGGTATCGGTGAAAGCTACACCGCAGTTCCAGCTAAGAAGTTGAAGGTCACCAAGACTAAGGACGACCAGTACACCGCGATGATCGACGCTGATAAGAAGGTCATCGGTGCTGCTCCGAAGGTTACTTCGGACAAGTACTACGCCGAACTGGAAAACAAGGAAACCCGCTCGAACGTTGATAAGGCTTTCGCTGAAGCCGGTTCGACCGACAACGAGTAA
- a CDS encoding alpha-amylase family glycosyl hydrolase, with translation MATASGSSSATSSVHSGMGPIPHESGVAFRLWAPHAEQVSIVGTFNDWDASAMPMQQEKNGNWYIDVAEAKAGDEYRYMLKCGDQEVSRMDPRAREVTNSVGNSVIHRTDFDWGDDNYQLPPWNEVVLYEMHLGTFNRTDEDTVGTFRDAIRRLDHLVKMGVNVVQLMPLCEFAGNISWGYNPAQIFAVESSYGGPRGFKHFVKAAHERGIGVIQDVVYNHFGPSDLDIWQFDLWNENEKGGIYFYNDWRSKTPWGDTRPDYGRGEVRQFIYDNAMMWVNDYHVDGLRYDMTLYMRSVDGSDELPEGWSLTQWINKDLSEMKPGIMLIAEDLQTNSYLTKTAAEGGANFSSQWDAEFVHPVRDVAMQPSDDGRDLNKLIRAITFRYNLDAFERVVYTESHDEVANGKQRLPSEIAPEDPTDGYARHRSTLAAGIMLTTPGVPMLFQGQEMLQDGWFQDTEPLDWDRKQEFPGVGLLYRDMIHARRNLAGVTRGLQGQHVSVFHRNDEKKLIAYQRWADHGKGDDVIVVVNFSSEAIENYTIGFPCGGNWKLRLNSAASVYNATFVSSTVAELTPEEKAYDGMTHAGTLSISPYSLLIYSQDPDC, from the coding sequence ATGGCAACCGCATCCGGTTCGTCGTCTGCAACGTCTTCGGTCCATTCGGGCATGGGACCGATCCCGCATGAGTCTGGCGTCGCGTTTCGTCTCTGGGCACCTCACGCGGAACAAGTCAGTATCGTTGGAACCTTCAACGACTGGGATGCGTCGGCGATGCCGATGCAGCAGGAAAAAAATGGGAATTGGTACATCGATGTCGCCGAAGCCAAGGCCGGCGACGAATACCGCTACATGCTGAAGTGTGGCGATCAGGAAGTGAGCCGCATGGATCCTCGCGCGCGGGAAGTGACCAACTCGGTTGGCAACAGCGTGATCCATCGAACCGATTTCGACTGGGGCGACGACAATTACCAGTTGCCACCCTGGAATGAAGTCGTGCTGTACGAAATGCACCTTGGGACCTTTAATCGCACCGATGAAGACACCGTCGGCACGTTCCGCGACGCGATCCGTCGACTCGATCACCTTGTGAAAATGGGCGTGAACGTCGTCCAGTTGATGCCGCTATGCGAGTTCGCCGGCAACATCAGTTGGGGATATAACCCCGCCCAAATTTTCGCGGTGGAAAGCAGCTACGGCGGGCCACGCGGTTTCAAGCACTTCGTGAAAGCCGCCCACGAACGTGGGATCGGCGTGATCCAAGACGTGGTTTACAACCACTTCGGCCCAAGCGATCTCGATATCTGGCAGTTCGATCTGTGGAACGAGAACGAAAAGGGTGGCATCTATTTCTACAACGATTGGCGGAGCAAGACTCCGTGGGGCGACACGCGGCCTGACTATGGTCGTGGCGAAGTCCGTCAGTTCATCTACGACAACGCCATGATGTGGGTGAACGACTATCATGTCGATGGTTTGCGTTACGACATGACGCTTTACATGCGAAGTGTCGACGGGAGCGACGAACTGCCAGAAGGCTGGAGTTTGACGCAGTGGATCAATAAAGACCTGAGCGAGATGAAGCCAGGCATCATGTTGATCGCTGAAGACCTGCAGACCAACAGCTATCTGACTAAGACGGCTGCGGAAGGTGGCGCAAATTTCTCGAGTCAGTGGGACGCGGAGTTCGTCCATCCGGTCCGAGATGTCGCCATGCAGCCGAGTGATGATGGTCGCGATTTGAACAAATTGATTCGCGCAATCACCTTCCGCTATAACCTCGATGCGTTTGAACGCGTGGTTTATACCGAGTCGCACGACGAGGTTGCCAACGGCAAGCAGCGGTTGCCTTCCGAGATCGCGCCGGAAGATCCAACCGACGGCTATGCCCGGCATCGCTCGACGCTAGCAGCGGGCATCATGCTGACGACGCCTGGCGTTCCGATGCTATTCCAGGGACAAGAAATGCTGCAGGATGGCTGGTTTCAAGATACCGAGCCTCTCGATTGGGATCGTAAGCAAGAGTTCCCCGGCGTTGGCTTGTTGTATCGCGATATGATCCATGCCCGCCGCAATCTGGCAGGCGTCACCCGTGGTTTGCAAGGCCAGCATGTGTCGGTCTTTCATCGTAACGATGAAAAGAAGTTGATCGCGTATCAGCGCTGGGCCGACCACGGAAAGGGTGACGATGTGATCGTGGTGGTGAATTTCTCGAGCGAAGCGATCGAGAATTACACGATTGGTTTCCCTTGTGGAGGAAACTGGAAGCTGCGACTCAATTCGGCCGCGTCGGTTTATAACGCGACATTCGTTTCGTCGACGGTGGCAGAACTGACGCCTGAAGAGAAAGCGTATGACGGTATGACGCACGCCGGTACGCTTTCGATTAGTCCTTATAGCCTGCTGATCTATTCGCAGGATCCCGATTGTTAA
- a CDS encoding biopolymer transporter ExbD, which yields MKRPSPYRDRQTLQVAMTPMIDVVFLLLIFFLWTASFQIVEYALPSSVSQPQAVGTEAEKELKVEDFDQIVVRITENGGKYTYVVNDNRSQSVAEVREVLAALASIRSDVPLIIDPDDLVPVGRVIDVYDVSRLLNFQEIQFAVELE from the coding sequence ATGAAACGCCCCAGCCCTTATCGCGATCGCCAGACACTCCAGGTCGCCATGACGCCGATGATCGACGTCGTGTTCCTGCTGTTGATCTTTTTCCTGTGGACGGCAAGCTTCCAGATCGTCGAGTACGCGTTGCCTAGCAGCGTTTCGCAGCCGCAAGCGGTCGGGACCGAAGCAGAGAAAGAACTGAAAGTCGAGGACTTCGATCAGATCGTCGTCCGAATTACTGAAAACGGCGGCAAGTACACCTACGTGGTGAACGACAATCGTTCGCAGTCGGTCGCCGAGGTTCGCGAAGTGCTGGCCGCGCTCGCGTCGATCCGTAGTGACGTTCCGCTGATCATCGATCCAGACGACCTCGTGCCTGTCGGCCGCGTGATCGACGTGTACGACGTCAGCCGGCTGCTGAACTTTCAAGAGATTCAGTTCGCCGTCGAGCTAGAGTAG
- a CDS encoding transaldolase family protein, translated as MTTPLETLIQAGTKVWLDSIDPQLVDSNYKLGVSGATSNPVIVSDLIKSGKFDSWIEELTSQGKESGEIAWSITNRLVQNAQDVFLPVWEKTEGNDGYVSFELDPLLEDPERNMPHEERVAKYIELGKFWGLGHKNRMIKVPATPAGIDALEELCAAGITLNVTLCFTMRQYHAAREAVWRGAQRRESLDGFKSVYSIFVSRVDVYTEKHIPDLSDEAQGQLGIVNAKNIWKDNDDFWKSKGLKLQQELIFASTGTKLPSDPPWKYVAAFAGDGIETNPPKTNELVQESGKAFEKEIDKMPSQAILDELEAKVDYADLEKVLMEEGIAKFADPQKNLLQLIESKKAAV; from the coding sequence ATGACGACGCCACTCGAGACACTCATTCAGGCAGGCACCAAAGTTTGGCTCGATTCGATCGATCCGCAGCTGGTCGATAGCAATTACAAGCTCGGTGTCTCGGGGGCGACCTCGAACCCGGTTATCGTCTCCGATTTGATCAAATCAGGCAAATTCGACAGCTGGATCGAAGAACTGACCTCGCAAGGAAAAGAATCAGGCGAAATTGCCTGGTCGATTACCAATCGATTGGTGCAGAACGCGCAAGATGTCTTTCTGCCGGTTTGGGAAAAGACCGAAGGCAACGACGGCTACGTCAGCTTCGAGCTCGATCCGCTGCTGGAAGATCCAGAACGCAACATGCCGCACGAAGAACGGGTCGCCAAATACATCGAGCTCGGCAAGTTCTGGGGTCTGGGTCACAAGAACCGCATGATCAAAGTTCCTGCCACACCAGCAGGGATTGATGCTTTGGAAGAATTGTGTGCCGCTGGCATTACCTTGAACGTGACACTTTGCTTCACGATGCGTCAGTATCATGCGGCCCGGGAAGCGGTCTGGCGTGGTGCTCAGCGTCGCGAGTCGCTCGACGGCTTCAAGAGTGTCTACTCGATCTTCGTTTCCCGCGTCGACGTTTACACCGAGAAGCACATCCCCGATCTGAGTGACGAGGCCCAGGGCCAGTTGGGGATTGTCAACGCGAAGAACATCTGGAAAGACAACGACGACTTCTGGAAGTCGAAAGGTTTGAAGCTGCAGCAAGAGTTGATCTTCGCATCGACAGGTACCAAGCTCCCTTCCGATCCACCATGGAAGTATGTCGCTGCGTTTGCTGGCGATGGCATCGAAACCAACCCGCCCAAGACGAACGAACTGGTTCAAGAGAGCGGCAAGGCGTTCGAGAAAGAAATCGACAAGATGCCATCCCAGGCCATCCTCGACGAACTGGAAGCCAAGGTCGACTACGCCGATCTGGAAAAGGTTCTGATGGAAGAAGGGATCGCCAAGTTTGCCGATCCACAGAAGAACCTGTTGCAGTTGATCGAATCGAAGAAAGCAGCCGTCTAA
- a CDS encoding MotA/TolQ/ExbB proton channel family protein — MANLTRIGIWSACLIVLLVGMLGSGSSLFPAAGPQVASAQDAGPVDPAPEATAAAPPQKTGIVQIILSGGIVGGLILIFLLALSMTAAYLVFEHAMTIRKTEIMPAELGDTVRDLLLAGKVQDAERTCRERPSFLSFVLLSGIAELDGGWSAVEKALEDATAEQSARLFRKIEYLSVIGNIAPMVGLLGTVTGMIFAFQQVAATQGAAGAGDLAEGIYQALVTTVGGLLVAIPSLGAFAIFRNWVDELVAEAAYVAQQVFTPLKRRKRAAQATRS, encoded by the coding sequence TTGGCGAATCTGACTCGAATTGGAATTTGGTCCGCATGCCTGATCGTGCTGCTCGTCGGAATGCTCGGCTCCGGTTCGTCGCTGTTTCCAGCCGCTGGCCCGCAAGTCGCCTCGGCTCAAGACGCCGGACCGGTTGATCCAGCTCCGGAAGCAACTGCCGCGGCACCTCCGCAGAAGACAGGCATCGTGCAGATCATTCTCAGCGGCGGCATTGTCGGTGGCTTGATCCTGATCTTTCTGCTGGCGTTGTCGATGACGGCGGCTTATCTCGTCTTTGAACATGCGATGACCATCCGCAAGACCGAAATCATGCCGGCCGAGCTGGGCGATACGGTTCGCGATCTCCTTTTGGCTGGCAAGGTACAAGATGCCGAGCGTACCTGTCGCGAACGTCCGAGCTTCCTGTCGTTCGTCCTGCTCAGTGGAATTGCCGAGCTGGATGGTGGCTGGTCGGCCGTTGAAAAGGCCTTGGAAGATGCCACCGCCGAACAATCGGCCCGCTTGTTCCGCAAGATCGAATACCTTTCGGTGATTGGCAACATCGCTCCGATGGTGGGGCTGCTTGGTACGGTCACCGGGATGATCTTCGCCTTCCAGCAAGTCGCTGCGACGCAAGGCGCTGCCGGCGCGGGGGATCTGGCGGAAGGCATTTATCAGGCTCTGGTCACAACCGTGGGAGGCCTGTTGGTGGCGATTCCTTCGCTGGGTGCCTTCGCGATCTTCCGCAACTGGGTCGACGAGCTCGTCGCCGAGGCCGCATACGTGGCCCAGCAGGTCTTCACACCGCTGAAGCGTCGCAAGCGAGCCGCTCAGGCCACCAGGAGCTAA
- a CDS encoding biopolymer transporter ExbD — translation MRVPTNLKRGEAEFNMTPMIDVVFLLIIFFLVSSHLAKQEAQMPLPLPAAESGHEIVDDQMARVVVNIEADGTLILAGRRVPAEQLVERFAAERERSGDSIEVRIRCDRATPYANVKPVMLAATEAGIWSIAFSVIRPEDAP, via the coding sequence ATGCGTGTGCCGACCAACCTGAAACGAGGCGAGGCCGAGTTCAACATGACGCCGATGATCGACGTCGTGTTCCTGTTGATCATCTTCTTCCTCGTTTCCAGTCACCTGGCGAAGCAGGAAGCGCAGATGCCGCTGCCTCTGCCGGCAGCTGAAAGCGGGCACGAGATCGTCGACGATCAAATGGCCCGCGTCGTCGTCAATATTGAAGCCGACGGCACGCTGATCCTGGCAGGACGTCGGGTTCCGGCTGAACAACTGGTAGAGCGTTTCGCCGCCGAACGAGAACGATCGGGCGACTCGATTGAAGTCCGCATCCGCTGCGATCGGGCCACACCCTACGCCAACGTGAAGCCGGTGATGCTGGCCGCCACCGAAGCCGGGATCTGGAGCATTGCCTTCTCCGTCATTCGTCCGGAGGATGCCCCCTGA
- a CDS encoding DUF1559 domain-containing protein translates to MSQPNFVRPPRGFTLVELLVVIAIIGVLIALLLPAVQQAREAARRMQCSNNLKQTALAMHNYHDVHGQFPLPGMKANEIGWTASILPQLEQSSIADQLNYNEGKHNIASRMKFGPVKIDAFQCPSAPGTDIYSPRTDEMYNGEQSYVAHYFGILGPVGTNPATGGNYVCKDMSEEFGGECTEGILWQWGSKMRDVTDGLSNTYLLGENSWREMPYRRWWMRAKLEDATRGTLYLLTKNVQYPINSGNSDKWNTVAFGSMHPGGAMFSRGDGSVAFVAETMNFDAFLAGASKAGGEAISSQ, encoded by the coding sequence ATGTCGCAGCCCAACTTCGTCCGTCCTCCACGCGGATTTACCCTAGTCGAGCTCTTGGTGGTAATCGCCATCATTGGAGTTTTGATAGCACTTCTGTTGCCTGCCGTTCAACAGGCACGCGAGGCCGCGCGCCGCATGCAGTGCTCGAACAATCTCAAGCAAACCGCCTTAGCGATGCACAACTATCACGATGTGCATGGTCAGTTTCCGCTGCCTGGCATGAAGGCCAACGAGATCGGCTGGACTGCGTCGATTCTTCCGCAGTTGGAACAAAGCTCGATCGCCGACCAACTCAACTACAACGAGGGGAAGCACAACATTGCCAGCCGGATGAAGTTCGGCCCGGTGAAGATCGATGCCTTCCAGTGCCCCAGCGCCCCTGGCACCGATATCTATTCGCCTCGTACCGACGAGATGTACAACGGCGAGCAGTCGTACGTCGCCCATTACTTCGGGATCCTCGGTCCTGTCGGCACTAATCCAGCCACTGGCGGCAACTATGTCTGCAAAGACATGTCGGAAGAATTCGGCGGTGAATGCACCGAAGGGATCTTGTGGCAGTGGGGCTCGAAGATGCGCGACGTCACCGACGGCCTATCGAACACCTATTTGCTGGGCGAAAACTCGTGGCGCGAGATGCCTTACCGTCGCTGGTGGATGCGCGCCAAGCTGGAAGACGCCACCCGTGGCACGCTATATCTGTTGACCAAGAACGTTCAGTACCCGATCAACAGCGGCAACAGCGATAAGTGGAATACGGTCGCGTTCGGCAGTATGCACCCAGGCGGAGCGATGTTCTCGCGTGGGGACGGCTCGGTGGCGTTCGTGGCCGAGACCATGAATTTCGACGCGTTCCTGGCAGGAGCCAGCAAGGCAGGGGGCGAAGCAATCAGCTCGCAGTAA
- a CDS encoding serine hydrolase domain-containing protein: MSERSSRRAWLLQTTTTAVAALLGSKIARGDEDEESIVSTGHSLKEPAAFDAVMETFFRENQPLGASLAVGYRGNLVYAKGFGYADHARTKPVEPESLFRIASISKSITATAVMKLVEQQKITLDQPILPLLKTPYLAEETSQWVDPRLATVTIRNCLQHTAGFDTPVSGDPFAMSHQIKSKLGKSFPLSPEDLLQFAFTRPLDFAPGERFSYSNVGYLMLGQMIEQVSGQPYDQFVQKEVLQPLGVANMRLARTLPEDRAPDEVEYRDGQQRTGRYVLADEGPAKIPFPYGAERIENLAPVGGWLASASDLVKFTSGLFFPAEEPLLSSQSMETMFAPPKLNGKQSPPTAYYGCGWMVRPAKESLLPWTCWHNGSLSGVSTLLVSRADGVTWAVLFNQDTAPDGQAFASKIDPLLHAPASTVKGWPEGDLRSSKP, translated from the coding sequence ATGTCGGAACGATCATCAAGGCGAGCCTGGCTACTTCAAACCACCACGACTGCGGTCGCGGCATTGCTGGGAAGCAAGATCGCTCGGGGAGACGAAGACGAGGAGTCCATCGTTTCGACGGGGCATAGCCTGAAAGAGCCTGCCGCGTTTGACGCGGTTATGGAAACGTTCTTTCGCGAGAACCAACCGCTGGGTGCTTCCCTGGCGGTGGGCTATCGCGGCAACCTGGTCTACGCGAAAGGATTCGGCTACGCCGACCACGCTCGAACGAAGCCAGTCGAACCCGAGTCTTTATTTCGCATCGCCAGTATCAGCAAATCGATCACCGCCACTGCGGTAATGAAGCTCGTCGAGCAACAGAAAATCACGCTCGATCAACCGATTCTGCCGCTGCTGAAAACGCCGTACCTTGCTGAAGAAACTAGCCAATGGGTAGATCCTCGGCTGGCCACGGTGACCATACGGAACTGTCTACAGCACACGGCTGGTTTCGATACGCCTGTCTCCGGTGATCCATTCGCCATGAGCCATCAGATCAAGTCGAAACTGGGGAAGTCGTTTCCGTTGTCTCCCGAAGACCTGCTGCAGTTCGCGTTCACGCGTCCGCTCGACTTCGCTCCGGGCGAGAGGTTTTCGTACTCTAACGTTGGTTATCTCATGTTGGGGCAGATGATCGAGCAGGTCAGTGGCCAGCCTTACGATCAGTTCGTACAGAAGGAAGTTCTGCAGCCACTGGGAGTCGCCAACATGCGTCTGGCGCGAACGCTGCCGGAAGATCGTGCTCCGGACGAGGTCGAGTATCGTGACGGGCAACAACGCACCGGCCGATATGTTTTGGCTGACGAAGGGCCGGCGAAGATTCCTTTTCCATACGGTGCCGAACGGATCGAGAACCTCGCACCGGTCGGCGGTTGGTTGGCCTCCGCCAGCGATCTCGTGAAATTCACGTCAGGTTTATTCTTCCCTGCTGAAGAGCCGCTTTTGTCTTCGCAGAGCATGGAGACGATGTTCGCACCACCGAAGCTCAACGGGAAACAGTCGCCACCGACGGCGTACTACGGTTGTGGATGGATGGTGCGACCGGCAAAAGAGAGTTTGCTTCCGTGGACTTGCTGGCACAACGGAAGTCTTTCAGGCGTTTCGACGCTGCTCGTTTCCCGCGCGGATGGCGTGACTTGGGCGGTGCTGTTCAATCAAGACACCGCCCCGGATGGCCAGGCATTCGCCTCGAAGATCGATCCGCTGCTGCACGCTCCGGCCTCCACCGTGAAAGGCTGGCCGGAGGGTGATTTGCGGAGTAGCAAGCCTTAG
- a CDS encoding tetratricopeptide repeat protein: MRRRAIRPTLLILALACFAKLSPSICAAEDVVTLRPTSPGSPATKVRGNVIDYTGQELSLQTPTGPTSIASDKIDFVETDYRPDYLEAKKLLVAGQSNEAIRLLQQATTTETRAWVRRQILADTAIAMHNAGRIVEAGNTYLQIVAEDPQTQWIAAMPLSWFSLAPDFDRDRVARQWLQQSTVPQAQLLGASWLLSTSDRSQATNVLNTLRRNPSPQIAMLAEAQLWQTKVVTATAPDVKQWEKQLEAGVLRGAALAGPYLVVGKAWRQLDNDTQAALALMRPPILYPSHRPVAAESLLQAGRSLERAGQKDEAIRVLQEVLEKYGDQPARQEADIFIKRLAGAGSN; the protein is encoded by the coding sequence TTGCGACGTCGTGCGATCCGACCCACGCTTTTGATTCTGGCCTTAGCTTGCTTTGCCAAGCTGAGTCCTTCGATCTGCGCGGCGGAAGATGTCGTGACGCTTCGCCCTACCAGCCCCGGTTCACCTGCCACCAAGGTGCGCGGCAACGTGATCGATTACACCGGCCAAGAGCTCTCGCTGCAGACACCGACCGGTCCGACTTCGATCGCCAGCGATAAGATTGACTTCGTCGAGACCGACTATCGTCCCGATTATCTGGAAGCGAAGAAGCTGCTGGTGGCCGGGCAGTCGAACGAAGCCATTCGCCTCCTACAGCAAGCCACCACGACCGAAACACGGGCATGGGTTCGACGGCAGATCCTCGCCGATACCGCCATTGCGATGCATAACGCCGGCCGCATTGTCGAAGCCGGGAACACCTACCTGCAGATCGTGGCGGAAGATCCCCAGACGCAATGGATCGCGGCGATGCCTCTCTCGTGGTTCAGCCTTGCGCCTGACTTCGATCGAGATCGTGTCGCGAGGCAATGGCTCCAGCAGTCGACAGTCCCTCAGGCACAACTGCTCGGAGCGAGTTGGCTGCTAAGCACGTCGGATCGTTCGCAAGCAACGAACGTTTTGAACACGCTGCGCCGCAATCCTTCGCCGCAGATTGCCATGCTGGCCGAAGCGCAGTTGTGGCAAACCAAAGTGGTGACTGCCACCGCGCCCGATGTGAAGCAATGGGAAAAGCAGCTCGAAGCAGGCGTCCTTCGCGGAGCCGCGCTTGCGGGGCCTTACCTGGTGGTCGGGAAAGCGTGGCGGCAACTCGACAACGATACCCAGGCCGCACTGGCATTGATGCGGCCGCCGATTCTATATCCGTCCCATCGTCCGGTTGCCGCTGAGAGTTTGCTGCAAGCGGGACGATCGCTCGAACGCGCTGGCCAAAAAGACGAGGCCATTCGCGTGTTGCAAGAAGTACTCGAAAAATATGGCGACCAGCCTGCTCGGCAGGAAGCAGACATCTTTATCAAACGACTAGCTGGTGCAGGAAGCAACTAG